DNA from Pseudodesulfovibrio senegalensis:
TGCAGCTGACCCATTACAACGTGGGCAACAACGGCTATTGGATCGGCAGGAACATGAACTATTCCGCCGACGACAGGCTCTGTCTGACCGTGCCGCTGTTCCATTGCTTCGGCTGCGTGCTCGGGGTGATGGCCTGCGTGAACCACGGCACCGCCATGGTCATTCTCGAGGATTTCGATCCCATGCAGGTCATGATTGCCGTGGAGGAGGAGCGCTGCACATCCCTGTACGGCGTGCCCACCATGTTCATCGCCATCCTGCAGCACAAGGCCTTTGACAAGTTCGACTTCTCTTCCCTGCGCACCGGCATCATGGCCGGTTCGCCATGCCCGGTGGAGGTCATGAAGCAGGTCATCGACCAGATGCACATGCCCGAGATCACCATCTGCTACGGCCTGACCGAGGCCAGCCCGGTCATGAGCCAGACCCTGATCGGCGACAGCATGAAGCACATGACCGAATCCGTGGGGCCGCCCATGCCCGAGATCGAGGTGCGCGTGGTGGACCCGGAAACCGGCAAGGAGTGCGCTCCGGGCGAGCAGGGCGAGGTTTGCTGCCGGGGCTACAACGTCATGAAGGGCTACTACAATAATCCCGAGGCCACCAAGGCGGCCATCGACGGGGACAACTGGCTGCATTCCGGCGATCTGGGGGTCATGGACGAAGACGGCTACCTGTCCATTACCGGCCGGCTCAAGGACATGATCATCCGCGGCGGCGAGAATATCTATCCCCGCGAGATCGAGGAGTTCCTGTACACCATGCCCGGCGTGCAGGACGTGCAGGTGGCCGGCGTGCCCAGCGGTCGTTTCGGCGAGGAAGTGGGTGCGTTCATCATCCTTGAGGAAGGGCAGGACATTCAGCCCGAAGACGTCAAGGACTATTGCCGGGGCAAGATCGCCCGCTACAAGATCCCGAAATACGTGGCCATGATGGAGGCATACCCCATGACGGCCAGCGGCAAGATTCAGAAATACAAGTTGCGCGAAATGGCCGGGGAAATGTTCCCGGACGCATAGATTCCGTTTCGGGCGGGCCGGGGCATGAACCCTGTCCGCCCGTTTCAACCACAAGGAGTGATCATGGAGCAGTACAAGGACATTGCTCCGAGGTTGGCAGGACTCAGGGACGACATGGGCTGGACCGCCGAGGAAATGGCGGAAAAGCTTGATCGCAGCGTCGAGGATGTCCAGCGGTTCGAACACGGGGAAGTGGAAATCCCCGTGGGCTATCTGCTGGATGTTTCGCGTCTGTGCAAGGTGGACCTGACCACGCTGATTTCGGGGCGCGAACCCCATCTCAAATCGTATGCGCTGGTGCGCAAGGGTGAAGGCTTTGCCGTGGACCGCAGGAAGGACTACGACTACAAGAGCTTGGGCTACAAGTTCGCGGGCCGCGAAATGGAACCGTTTTTCATCAGCGTTCCGCCCAAGTCCGGCGAGGAAATGGCCGAGACCAGCCACAAGGGACAGGAATTCATCTACATGCTCGAAGGCAGGCTGGAACTGCGTATCAACGGCGAACCCCTGATTCTGGAGCCGGGTGACAGCGTGTATTTCAACTCCGAATCTCCCCACGCCCTGCGCGGCCTGGACGGCAAGCAGGCTGTATTCATCGACGTGATTCTATAGGGCTGGCCGCCTTTCACGGTCTGCCCGCTCCAAACGACAGGACCCATTGGAGAAGCTACCACGGACAACCCTTTCCGAATCACGGAGACGACTATGATGAAAAAACAGGAATTCACGTCCTACGAGGACTTTGCCGCCAACTATAAACTCGAGGTTCCCGAGAACTTCAACTTTTCTTTCGACGTGCTGGACAAACTGGCCGAGGACCCGGGCAGGCTGGCCATGGTTCACCTCGGTCCGGACGGAGAACGCCGGGAGTATACCTTCGGATATTTCAAGGAGCAGTCCTGCCGCCTTGCCAACGCGCTGGAATCGCGGGGCATGAAAAAAGGCGACCGGGTCATGCTCATCCTGTACCGCCGGGTGGAGTTCTGGACTGCCATGCTGGCCCTGCACCGCATCGGGGCCGTGCCCATTCCCTCGCCCTCGCTGCTCACGGAAAAGGACATCCGCGAGCGTGTCAATTACGCCAACATTACCGGCATCATTTGTGAAGATTCCATTGTGGAGCGCGTGGAAGCGGCCCGCAAGGACTGCCCCGGACTGCGCACGCTGGTGCAGGTGGACGGGCAGGGCGCGCCCGAAGGCTGGGAGCGTTGGGACGCCGTGCTCACGGACGGATACATGGATTATCCGCGTCCGGAAAACGCGCCGGGCGGCGACGATCCGCTGCTGATCTTCTTTTCCTCGGGAACAACCGGCATGCCCAAGATGGTGCTGCACAACCACACCTATCCCTTCAGCCACTACACAACCGCCGCCTACTGGCACGATCTGGAGCCGGGCGACGTGCATCTGACCCTTTCCGACACGGGCTGGGGCAAGTGCGTGTGGGGCAAGTTCTACGGCCAGTGGATGGCCGGTGCCGTGATCTTTGTCTGGGACTTCCGGGGCAAGTTCGTGCCTTCGGAGCTGTTGCAGATCATCGCGGACAACAAGCTGACAACGTTCTGCGCGCCGCCCACGGTGTACCGTTTTCTGGTGCGCGAGGACCTCAAGGGCTACAACCTTTCGCACCTGCGCCATTGCACCACGGCGGGCGAACTGCTCAACGATTCCGTGTTTCATGCCTGGCGGGAAGCCACGGGCCTGCCCATTTACGAGGGCTACGGACAGACCGAAACCACCCTGCAGGTGGCCACATTCAAGTTCATGGAGCCCAAGCCTTCGTCCATTGGCCGTCCGGTGCCGGGTTGGGAAATCGCGCTTCTGGGCGATGACGGCCAACCTGTTCCGCGCGGCGAAGAGGGCGAAATTTGCATCAAGATGCACACGGAGCACGGCAACAACGGCGTGCACGGCCTGTTCGACAGCTACATGGATGAGCCGGAAAAAACCGCCGGAGTGAAGGTCAACGGCTATTACCATACTGGTGACAAGGTCTGGGAAGACGAGGAAGGATACTTCTGGTTCATGGGCCGTACCGACGACCTGATCAAGAGTTCGGGCTACCGCATCGGACCCTTTGAGGTGGAATCCGCACTGGTGTCCCACGACGCCGTGGTGGAAGCCGCGGTCACAGGCGTGCCGGACCCGGTGCGTGGGCAGGCGGTCAAGGCCACCATCGTTCTCGGCCCGACCTATGAGCCATCCGAAGACCTGATCAAGGAGTTGCAGAATCACGTCAAGACGATCACGGCTCCGTACAAGTATCCGCGCGTGATCGAGTTCGTTGACGAGTTGCCCAAGACCATTTCGGGCAAGATCAAGCGCGCGGAAATCCGCACCGAAGACTCCAAAAAGTATTCTGCCTAGCAAAAAAAAAGAGCGTTAACCACGGGCGCGGCATTCCTGTTCTTGCGGAATGCCGCGCCTTTTTTGATTTGAAAACATCGTCCGCATGGTTTTCAGGCTGTGTCCGAACGTGTTGTTTTGCTTTCTTTTCCATGTGGTTTTTTCCGCGGATTGCCAGCCGCGAGGAATCTGGTATGCTGGGCCGCGCCGGGTGTGGCGCGCACTGTTGCGCAAGCCGTCAGCCCGGACCATCCCATCAAGGAGATACATATGCTTTTGAAAGGAAAAAAAGCTCTCATATTCGGCGTTGTGAACGACAGGAGCATTGCCTACGGCATTGCCAAGCAGTTCAGCGAACAGGGCGCGCGGCTTGCTTTCAGCTATGCCGCGGACCCCATTGCCAAGCGGCTCGCGCCCATCAGCGAGAATCTTGGCGGCGAGTTCATGTACAAGTGCGACGTGACCTCGGACGAGGACATTGCCGCAGGGGCCGACCTGGTGCGGGAACAATGGGGCGACGTGGACGTGATCGTCCATTCCATCGCCTATGCCAACCGTGAAGATCTCAAGGGCCGGTTCATCGATACCAGCCGCGAAGGCTACAAGGTGGCCCTGGACGTTTCCTCGTTTTCACTGGTGGCCCTGTGCCGCGCATACGAGGAAATGCTGACCCCGGGCGCATCCGTGCTCACGCTCAGTTACTACGGTGCGGGCAAGGTGGTGGCCAACTACAACGCCATGGGCGTTGCCAAGGCCGCGCTGGAAGCCTGCGTGCGCTATCTGGCCGTGGACCTCGGAGAAAAGGGCGTGCGCATCAACGCCATCAGCGCCGGGCCGGTCAAGACCATGGCCGCCAGCGCCATCGGCGGGTTCAAGACCATTCTCTCCAAGATCGAGGAACGTGCGCCCCTGCACCGCAACATCACCACCGACGACGTGGGCAAATGCGCACTGTATCTGGCCTCGGACCTGTCTTCCGGCACCACCGGCGACGTGGTGTTCGTGGATTCCGGATACAACATCATGGGTGTGTAGGCTCCCTTCGGGAGGAGCAGGGGAGCAGTCGCCGTGGAACTTTCGTTCATGGTGGTCTGTCCCGGTATTTTGTCTCTTGGCCATCTCTTCCCATTTGTTTTCAAACGCATTAGCCTGTCAAATGTGAGCACGGTTTGCAGCGCAAACCGTGCTCACCGCCAAAAGGTTTTGGAGATTCCAAAGAACCTTTTTCCCAAAAGGTTCTTTGGCCGCCGGAGGCAAAAAAAACGCCCCGCACCTGTTCAAAAAACGGTAAGATTGCCGTCTGAAAATGCAAAAAAACAGGACCGACATGACGCAAAAAATGGGAATTATCGGCTGGCCTTTGGGTCATACAATGAGTCCGACGCTGCACAATTTCCTGTTTGAACGGCACGGACTGGACGCAAAATACGAGGTCTGGCCCACGCAGCCGGAGGAGCTTGAAGCCTTTGTTTCGCGGGTTCGCGAGGAAAAAATACAGGGCGTGAGCGTGACCATTCCGCACAAGCAGGCGGTCATGAAGCATCTGGACGGCATGTCGTTTCGCGCCAAAAGCGTGGGCGCAGTGAACACGCTTTTCTGGGAAGACGGGCAGCTTTTCGGAGAAAATACGGACGTGACCGGACTGATCGCGCCGCTGCGTGCGCTGCAAAAACAGCCGGAAACTGCATTGGTTCTGGGCGCCGGCGGTGCGGCGCGGGCTGCCGTTGCCGGGTTGAACGAACTGGAAATCGAGTCCGTTTTCATTGCCAACCGCACCCGGTCCAAGGCCGAAACCATAGCGCACGACCTTGCCGCACGGGTGGTTGACTGGGAAAAACGGCAGACGACTACGCCGGATCTGATCATCAACACCACGCCGCTGGGCATGGCCGGAGACATGCAGGACATGACGCCGTGGCCCGGAGAATTTCCGTCCGGATGCGTTGTTTACGACATCGTGTACAATCCGTTGCGCACCCGTTTGCTGCGTGAAGCCGAGCAATCCGGGTGTCTGATCATCGAGGGACTGGAAATGTTTTTGCAACAGGGGCTGGCCCAGTTCCGGCTCTGGACCGGGCAGGAACCGGATCCGGACACGGCCCGGGAATTGTTGCGCTCGGCGCTGGGGTGATGGCGGCAGGTCGCGGGTGCGGACGCCTACACCTTGCCGTGTGATAATAATGGATTGTCATGTTGGGGGAGCGCTAGATTGCTTGCAGACAGTTATCGGCACCCGGTATTGGGAATGCCCTCCATTCCCCCCAGATGATTCAGGCGGCTGACGTATCCTCCAAGGCCGCCTGAATCCTGTTTGTACGCCGGGCGTATTTGCTGTTCACTTGACCTTCCGCCCGGGTTGGCATACCTCGTACCACGCGGATAGCGCTTCAGGACGCGCCGCACCTCTTTTTCGTTCCCGTCCTCCTATCGCATGAATCTTCGGCCCGATATCGCTTGGTCGTAATGCATACGGCACTGGCGGCACCATTTTCCGGTAAGGATTCCGGGCCCTTCGGGAACGAGCAAAACTTTCAACCACAGGAAAATATGAATCCTTTCAAGAAACTCGGATTGTCGGACAATATTGTCGCGGCTTTGGAAAAAAAGGGCTTTGAACAGCCCACTCCCATTCAGGAACGCACCATCCCCATGCTGTTGTCGGAAACCACGGATATCGTGGCGCAGGCCTCCACGGGTACGGGCAAGACCGCGGCCTTTGGCCTGCCCATTCTCGAACGGGCCGACGAATCCGTGCGTGCGGTGCAGTCGCTGGTGTTGGCTCCAACGCGTGAGCTGGCCATTCAGGTGGCCGATGAAATCAACTCCCTCAAGGGCGACAGAAAGCTGCGCGTGGTGCCCGTATACGGTGGCCAGTACATCGGCATGCAGCTCAAGAGCCTGCGCCGGGGCGTGGATGTGGTAGTGGGCACCCCGGGCCGCATTCTCGACCATCTCAACCGTGGCTCGCTGGATCTTTCCCATATTGACATGGCCGTGCTCGATGAGGCGGACGAAATGTGCGACATGGGCTTCATTGACGACATTCGCGACATTCTTTCCCAGAGCAACCCGGACCGGCAAACCCTGCTGTTTTCCGCCACCATGCCGCCGCAGGTCATGCGCATCGCTTCGGAATTCATGGGCGACTACCAGACCGTAAGCGTCAAGCCCAAGAAGAGCGAAACCCCGCTGACCACGCAGGTTTTTCATGAGATAGCCGAATCCGACCGTTTCGAGGCCCTGTGCCGGGTCATCGACGCGGAGCCGGACTTTCGCGGCCTGATTTTCTGCCGTACCCGCGCGGACGCGGACGAGGTGGCCTCGCGCCTGGCCGAGCGCGGCTATCCGGCCGAGCCAATCCATGGCGACCTGAATCAGGCCCGGCGCGAGCACATACTGGGCAAGTTCCGCAGTGCTTCCATAGACATCCTCGCGGCCACGGACGTTGCCGCGCGCGGCATCGACGTGCCCGACCTCAGTCACGTGGTCAACTTTGCCCTGCCGCAGGACCACAAGACCTTCGTGCACCGGGTGGGTCGCACGGGCCGTGCCGGAAAGGAAGGCAAGGCTGTCACGCTCATCGCCCCGCGCGAATTCCGCAGGCTCATGTTCATCTGCCGCGCCACGGGCATGGAGATAACCAAGGAACAGCTGCCCCGGGTCGAGGACGTCATCTACAACAAGAAGACCCGCATCGTGGCCCAGCTGGATGAAATTTTCACCACCGAGGATTTCGAGACCTACATGCCGCTTGCCCGCGAACTGTTGCAGGAACGCGACGCGGATCAGGCCATGGCCGCGCTGTTGCGCTATGCCTTCGGCGAAGAACTGGAACAGGACGCCTATCGCGAAATCCGCGACGTGCGCCATGACCAGCGCGACCGTCAGGGGCGTGGCGGTGGTGGCGGTGGTGGAGGTCGGGTGCGCATGGTTGCGTCCGTGGGCCGGAAGCAGGGCATGAACCCGCGCAAGTTCGTGGATTTTCTGGTCAGCAAGACCAAGACCCGCCCCTTCAAGATCCAGAACGTCAAGGTGCAGAATCTCCAGACCGAGTTTTCCGTGCCCGAGCAGGAAGTGAAATTCATTCTGCGCGGCATGAGCCGCGGCGGCGGTCCCAAGGTGCAGGTCAAGAATCGCTAGGATGATTGGCACACAAGATGAACAATGCCGGGGCGCGTTCACCGCACCCCGGCTTTTTTTTTTGCCTTGTTGCAAAATCTCGTTGCAGAGAGCTTTTTCAACGCGTCGACCGTGGCCTGTGCGTTGAAAAAATAAGCGTGTCCGGCATGTTCCGTACCGTTCACCCGGTAAATTTCAAAAAAAATATCGCAACGCTTGAAAATCTCTAGAGAAAATCTATCTCCATTCATTTCGGGTGAATGCAATTTGGGACGGGCAGCGCTTTTTGCGGCCCGTGTTGTTCTTTGCCCGGGAATCCGGTACTGATCACTTAACTAAACGAATAAACCGCCGATAAGGGTCTTGTTGACCCTAAGGCATGGATATGACGAGATTATGAGTGAACAGGAATTGGCCGGACGCATGATCCGGGTGCGGGACGAGGTGGCCGAGGCGGCCGAAAAATGCGGACGGTCCGCATCGGACGTTCAGGTTGTGG
Protein-coding regions in this window:
- a CDS encoding AMP-binding protein, with the protein product MAESALRNVTLGQILDETVQKYPDNDAVIYVDRDFRLTWSQFGELVDDLAKGLMAMGIKKGEKVAVWANNVPYWVALQFATAKIGAVLLTVNTHYRTHELEYLLNNSESENLVIIGEYRDHDYLSTTYELIPELRTQERGNLRCPKFPHLRRVFFLGAEKHRGMYSMPEVMGMSAMVDDDEYAARQDSLDPHDVVNMQYTSGTTGFPKGVQLTHYNVGNNGYWIGRNMNYSADDRLCLTVPLFHCFGCVLGVMACVNHGTAMVILEDFDPMQVMIAVEEERCTSLYGVPTMFIAILQHKAFDKFDFSSLRTGIMAGSPCPVEVMKQVIDQMHMPEITICYGLTEASPVMSQTLIGDSMKHMTESVGPPMPEIEVRVVDPETGKECAPGEQGEVCCRGYNVMKGYYNNPEATKAAIDGDNWLHSGDLGVMDEDGYLSITGRLKDMIIRGGENIYPREIEEFLYTMPGVQDVQVAGVPSGRFGEEVGAFIILEEGQDIQPEDVKDYCRGKIARYKIPKYVAMMEAYPMTASGKIQKYKLREMAGEMFPDA
- a CDS encoding helix-turn-helix domain-containing protein codes for the protein MEQYKDIAPRLAGLRDDMGWTAEEMAEKLDRSVEDVQRFEHGEVEIPVGYLLDVSRLCKVDLTTLISGREPHLKSYALVRKGEGFAVDRRKDYDYKSLGYKFAGREMEPFFISVPPKSGEEMAETSHKGQEFIYMLEGRLELRINGEPLILEPGDSVYFNSESPHALRGLDGKQAVFIDVIL
- a CDS encoding AMP-binding protein, whose product is MKKQEFTSYEDFAANYKLEVPENFNFSFDVLDKLAEDPGRLAMVHLGPDGERREYTFGYFKEQSCRLANALESRGMKKGDRVMLILYRRVEFWTAMLALHRIGAVPIPSPSLLTEKDIRERVNYANITGIICEDSIVERVEAARKDCPGLRTLVQVDGQGAPEGWERWDAVLTDGYMDYPRPENAPGGDDPLLIFFSSGTTGMPKMVLHNHTYPFSHYTTAAYWHDLEPGDVHLTLSDTGWGKCVWGKFYGQWMAGAVIFVWDFRGKFVPSELLQIIADNKLTTFCAPPTVYRFLVREDLKGYNLSHLRHCTTAGELLNDSVFHAWREATGLPIYEGYGQTETTLQVATFKFMEPKPSSIGRPVPGWEIALLGDDGQPVPRGEEGEICIKMHTEHGNNGVHGLFDSYMDEPEKTAGVKVNGYYHTGDKVWEDEEGYFWFMGRTDDLIKSSGYRIGPFEVESALVSHDAVVEAAVTGVPDPVRGQAVKATIVLGPTYEPSEDLIKELQNHVKTITAPYKYPRVIEFVDELPKTISGKIKRAEIRTEDSKKYSA
- a CDS encoding enoyl-ACP reductase FabI; this translates as MLLKGKKALIFGVVNDRSIAYGIAKQFSEQGARLAFSYAADPIAKRLAPISENLGGEFMYKCDVTSDEDIAAGADLVREQWGDVDVIVHSIAYANREDLKGRFIDTSREGYKVALDVSSFSLVALCRAYEEMLTPGASVLTLSYYGAGKVVANYNAMGVAKAALEACVRYLAVDLGEKGVRINAISAGPVKTMAASAIGGFKTILSKIEERAPLHRNITTDDVGKCALYLASDLSSGTTGDVVFVDSGYNIMGV
- the aroE gene encoding shikimate dehydrogenase, which translates into the protein MSPTLHNFLFERHGLDAKYEVWPTQPEELEAFVSRVREEKIQGVSVTIPHKQAVMKHLDGMSFRAKSVGAVNTLFWEDGQLFGENTDVTGLIAPLRALQKQPETALVLGAGGAARAAVAGLNELEIESVFIANRTRSKAETIAHDLAARVVDWEKRQTTTPDLIINTTPLGMAGDMQDMTPWPGEFPSGCVVYDIVYNPLRTRLLREAEQSGCLIIEGLEMFLQQGLAQFRLWTGQEPDPDTARELLRSALG
- a CDS encoding DEAD/DEAH box helicase is translated as MNPFKKLGLSDNIVAALEKKGFEQPTPIQERTIPMLLSETTDIVAQASTGTGKTAAFGLPILERADESVRAVQSLVLAPTRELAIQVADEINSLKGDRKLRVVPVYGGQYIGMQLKSLRRGVDVVVGTPGRILDHLNRGSLDLSHIDMAVLDEADEMCDMGFIDDIRDILSQSNPDRQTLLFSATMPPQVMRIASEFMGDYQTVSVKPKKSETPLTTQVFHEIAESDRFEALCRVIDAEPDFRGLIFCRTRADADEVASRLAERGYPAEPIHGDLNQARREHILGKFRSASIDILAATDVAARGIDVPDLSHVVNFALPQDHKTFVHRVGRTGRAGKEGKAVTLIAPREFRRLMFICRATGMEITKEQLPRVEDVIYNKKTRIVAQLDEIFTTEDFETYMPLARELLQERDADQAMAALLRYAFGEELEQDAYREIRDVRHDQRDRQGRGGGGGGGGRVRMVASVGRKQGMNPRKFVDFLVSKTKTRPFKIQNVKVQNLQTEFSVPEQEVKFILRGMSRGGGPKVQVKNR